Part of the Bombyx mori chromosome 19, ASM3026992v2 genome is shown below.
taaaactctccatacgcttggtattagtaaaatatttgtgtaccgggctataataggatgcaatgagacctcctctgtttgtgacagaaaaagatctgcccgtccacgtagtgttcgtacgaaaaaggtggaaATCCTGTccaaaagcaaaagattttatctcgggatatgaatatagcaccaagaccatgtcgcgtattttaaaagatgacttaggacttgcagcctataagagacgtactggtcatttcttaactgataatttaaaagagaatagggtggtaaaatcgaaagaactactgaagcggtacgcagagggaggtcatagaaaaaaattgtttacggatgagaaattttttacaattgagcaacattttaacaaacatgaccgtatttatgctcaaagctctaaggaagcttcccaattagtcgacagagtgcaacgtgggcactatccgacttcagtgatggtttggtggggtattagctatgaaggagtgactgagccatacttttgtgaaaaaggtatcaaaacattggcacaagtgtatcaagataccattcttgagaaggtagcgAAGCCCcataacaacaccatgttcaataatcaagaatggtccttccagcaagactcggcgccaggtcataaagctcggtctacgcagtcttggttggaaacgaacgtttcggacttcatcagagctgaagactggccgtcgtctagtcccgatcttaatccgctggattttgatttatggtcagttttagggagtacggcttgctctaaacgccattataatttggagtcccttaaacaatccgtacgattggcagtgaaaaagtTTCCCATGGAAAgggtgcgtgcttctattgataactggcctcaacgtttaaaggactgtattgcagctaATGCAGACCACTTCGAATTAGCTTTTTAAActtgaaattgttttatatttatgtattaaactaacacactgtaaaaataataaatgttatttgccatagaattttttttgttttcctttgtaacagtatttatggccagactaagtataggtATAGATGATGGATAAAACGCTCTTGGTCTTCCTTTTGTGAAGGAGTTAATTGACTATTGCTACAAATGAGCCTctaggtctgcggagggacttcggttccctctgtattttgtaccgcatgttccatggggagtgctctgaggaattgttcgagatgataccaacgtctcgtttttaccatcgcaccgcccgccaccggagtagagttcatccatactacctggagccactgcggtcatccacagtgcgtttccagatatcttttttgccacgtaccatccggttatggaatgagctcccctccacggtgtttcccgagcgctatcacatgtccttcttcaaacgaggcttgtggagagtattaagcggtaggcagcggcttggctctgccccttgcattgctgaagtccatgggcgacggtaaccactcaccattaggtgggccgtatgctcgtctgcctacagaggcaataaaaaaaaatgatctgattcttattttaaatcctTAAATCTAATTATTCCTTTGTTGAGCGTGGAAGTCCTTTGTGATCTTATTAagattattgttttataaattgGTGTTTGAGCGAGAATTAAACGAACTTCAACTAATAACTTTTTTCACTTTTGTATGAACACGCCTATagtaataacgtttttttattacgaaCAGTTTTATCTAgttagttaatattttattatttgatattttattctgAATCTAGTCATTTAATCTAAAATAAatgctaaaaaatatttttagccaaaaataaatacaatgtaaaaaaaaacgttcgctACGTTAATCGGATTTGTGTGCTtagggcgagttttttaacgttctcgatagcgtaaaagttagctgaAATTTGTATGCACCTGGAACAGTGcgcctagcggcaaacataggcaaacgttccaactccatatacaaatttaacttaacttttacgctatcgagaacgttaaaaaactcgcactaagcacactgatctggAAAAATTTAACCAGAAGGAAATCAATTCTTAATTTTCGCCTTTCCAATTAATAATACAAGCTGAATTCAGCTTGCATTCTGCATGTTGCACATTGCGCAAGCCTTACTGCGCACTATACAGCTGCGCACAGGAATTGCAATCAATATAAACATCAATCAATAACTTCACGCGGATTTCCTGTTGCATTTTTGTTCCTTTGTTGCGAATGATATCTGCTATTTAGAGCAGTCCAATGAATTGTATATGTTGTGACTTACCAACAGCGAAATTACGAATCGAGCGGTGCTTGTAAGCGTACAATGTTCAGAAAAATCGTTTTCCACCGTTTATTACGCGGCCAGCAAGGATTTAAGCTGCAATTTTTCGTCTCGATCGCTGTTTTGGTGTTACTGTGCGTCTACCTATTTTCCCTGCTAACAGAAGTGACGTATAACAAAAGAGCAACAGATACTGAATCGGGCTGGCAGAAAAAGCCTTTGTCGTCGTTGGTAACTGTTGTGTTTCGGCAGTTCGAGGAAGCGGACAATGATGTTGCCGACAGCGTCCTGTCGTTCGTATCGGCCTTCCCGGATATGCAGGTGCTGGTCGTGTGCGAGAGGAGTCCGTACCCCCCGATCGAGCTTCCCCCTACCAACAGCTCTTATAGAAACGTAAAGATCTTGTCTCTCGACTACGAAATCGATTCCTGCCCGTACACCTCGAGTCCACTGAGTCCGTTTAATATCGAAACAGAGTATACACTTTTTGTGCCCGATTCAGTTCGGGTAAAACCACGGGTCTTGCATCAAGCTGTGATTGAAGCCAACGCCAATCCTTTACATGTCATAGCAATTGGAATCGGTTTCCATGAGATCAAATGTCAAAGAATCTGCTGGAACTACAGAGACTGGACGCTAAAGTATACTAAGGATTCAACAGGAACGATATGCGACGCCGTCACAGGTCCACATGCGCtattaattaaaactgaatATCTGTCAAAGGTGCCAGATCCGATTGCGTTGCCGTTTCCAGAATCATTATATTTGCAGACATATGTGAAGATGGCCAAGGTAAATAATAAGATTCTCTAAGCTATTAAAGTATATCTCaagaattataaaattacttttaattaaacaaataatttttcagGTACAAGTACTCTATCATACATTTGGACCGGGACGTAAAGTCTTAAAAACATTGCCAGAAAAACAAATAGTTGCTGAAAAAGTGAAAGAGCAGAGGTCGACATTctataagaaatataaaatgaagATTGTTGTCGGAGAAGATGGAACAGTACACGAATATGGATGTGCTAAAGATACACCGGTAATTGTAATACTTAGCACAGAAACACAACGTATATTTGTAAAGTCTGGTTATaagttgttaaaaataaaagttcatcGATCTGAAAATCCCTTCTActattaaactttttatttacttgCAGAGATGTTTTCCAACAGTCAAAGGCAAACCTTCCTACGTCTACTCGGATAAACACACTCCGCCTTGCTGTCTCCGAAATATGCGTGAAGTTACGAAACACGTTCTGGATGTACTGGAGCAAGCTGGTGTCAGATGCTGGTTGGAAACATCATCTCTGCTTGGAGCTGTGGTAGAGTAAGTGTCGTCATTGTAAATACCTGTCTATTCCAACAAGGGAGAAATCTGCATCCACGCTTAGTGAAACCTTTTTAAACAATTCTGCTTATTTTTCGGATTTTTATCTTAGTTGAGATCTTCTTTCTAATTGATTGAAGTGATTAAGATCTTAGATTGAATCAGTTCCaagtaataatacttttttaattttccagTGGAAATGTCCTAGTCTGGGCAGATCATGTTGAGTTGGGGATTTACTCTTCAGACATAGATCGCGTACCGTATTTGCAGCGAGGTGGGACTGACGCTGACGGCTTTGTGTGGGAGCGCGCCACAAAAGGGCATTATTACAGCGTTTCACTCTCGGCGATTAACAAAGCGAATGTATTGATTCTACCGTTCACATCACAAAACGGTACCATGTGGCCTGCCGACTGGGTCCTGGCTCACCAAAGGGAGTTTCCGGAACGCCATTTGCATCCACTTGCCCAGGTACTCATGCTTTTAACTACAATGTGGCATTAAATAActaataggtaggtaggtatgttattgaatgaatgaatgaatgaatagccttttattcagatccatattataattaaataacccAGTCTCTTATTTGGATTTTACTTATGTTTCTGTAGATCTGTATGTCTATTGACAAAGGCCTCTTCCAACTGCgacatatatttttgtttctttgtaGTTATTTTATTGTGTTGTTGGAGGGTTGTGGTCTTTATCCCCCACGAGGACCAGTCGGCTTGGGggaaaattgaattgaattaatgacaatcattaaaatgttatataaattatttaaatttattttcagatacCCTTCGCCTACGTACAAGCACCGGCTCCTAACGATGCACACGCTTTCCTGGACCTAAAATTGGGGCCGAATGCTgtcgaaaaatataaaaaacttggAGCGAAACTTCTCTATCCTTAAATTGTAGTCGATCTAACTGTCTTATTTTTAAATGGAACTGTTTAGATGTCGCGCTATTACAATTTATTAGATAGAACAGTAAGTTCGAGAAAATATCTGAACTGGCGACTTTTAGGGGGATATTTAATGTATTGCATTTATGAGTCAGAAAACAACAGTGTTACGTTTCTGAAAGCACATTGGCATTTcatattctttttaaaaataagacattaattttatgtatcgtAATGTCTTCATGTTTTAATTACGTCCCTGTGATATTGAAacgcttatatattttttcctatgATAATTTTGTATGGTtgtaaaatctaaatttatttaaaaatgtaagatCCTGTTGacgtatgtttttttaagttactctAGATCGGAAAATGAGGTTGgccttttaattaaatataagtgGTGTTGTAAACGCTTAACGTGCTATTTGATTGAAATGATCAATAAGTAGGTTGTGCCTCCTTAGCGCCTCTCTCTGTCATATCCTGTTAGCACAAAAACTCTAttgaatatttcaattaaaatagtttttaaggtattaaaaaaataaggacGTTTGAAACGGTCTCAATTTGTGACGCTAAGAATGAATGTTTGTTGTGATCTTAGAATTTGTGGCGAAGTGGAAAATGTTTgtgattattatatatttcgaTTTATTGAAGCATTTACTTTAGAGTTAagctaatatatatttttactagctgacccggcaaacgttgtgttgccttaaataagatttctagggaaattctactgtagaaaaaaaaacctcatttaaccacataatacctcattataaacaaaaaaaatatatccaacgaaattaaaataaaaaataaatgtttggggtggacaacccttttcacttaggggtatgaaaaatagatagtagccgattctcagacctactgaacatactattgatacaaaaataaaaccaaaaaaacatagctgaaaaatgtatagtattgtatagctctcaaatatattaagtgtataatctatgatgtatagtgagtaagtaagacaggagaccggcttcgtcttcATCCTggcgacacctggcggggatagcttatcgattgatagttgatcagtagtcggcgagggcgggagatcaaattcaatttaaaaaacattaattaaaggaacttgaaattataaactctgaataagaatttatcatactacaattataatatttgattgccatcttgcaaccttattgcggatcagtgcatagaataaaaaaaatattaatcgggatggaaaaataggggttgatcgtataagagtgaaaattgagagtaatatgattttttttattttaagtcatgacaaaacaaaataaaaaatttggcaaaaaaaaattaagtttataattagcaaataaaaaataagggttgatcgtagaggggtgaaaattaagggttgtatgtatttttgtatgttgtatcataaaaaaatagaaattaaaaattttgtctaaaaattaaaaaaaaaaatttaggggtggactacccctaacatttagggggatgaaaaatagatgttggccgattctcatagataccggataagcacaaaaaatttcatcaaaatcggtcaagccgtttcggaggagtatggcaacgaaaactgtgacacgagaattttatatattagatgtaaCTTATTTTGTGATATCTTTATGACTTTTTTACTTGGAACTATCTTCTTTGTCGAGTAGGACATTCTAGAATAGTCGTTGATAGAATTAAAATGTGCGACAATCTAAAGAATTTATTCTATAATAGCCGTATTGAGCATTTTAAATACTCTTATACAATGTTCGTCGAAAGTAGATTCAACTAAAGTAGGTTCGTAGAAAAACTCAATGTTTAGAGATTGCATGatcagtattttaaaaaaataagaaagaaaaacCATAATATATTTACCTAAAGTAGATTAATacgtgtttaaataaaaatatgtttagaaTGAAGAAGAGAAAGAAAATATGTGTTTATTAGAATTTATGGATGTAATTGGATTTGTATTTGTATGGATGTTTTAGGTGAAGTTTGTCCTAGAGCGTTTTATGCAGTCGCTGAAAAGCGAAGAGATTTCGGAAAGTTTGCAAAGCCACGTGGAAACAACACACACAGAAATCTGTTATTGTCTGTGCTGATCAAAAATATATCGAATGTATAAAATCCGAGACAATCCATGGTTGTTGAATGGAAACGAATTCAAAAGGTTAAGTTAGGACATTCTGTGTAGTTAAAActgttcaaataaaataaatcagcattattttgtattttatttatttaatcaatacgATAAAAACTACAAGGAAGTGTTTTAGTCGTCGTCAAACTTTTCGTCAACAACTCCCGTTTGATAAGGCGGATCACGAACCAAACTGAGTAACTTATCCAATTTCATAATCTGAAAAcatatattgaaattattataacatagttacatatatatattaatatgataatatttatttatatatatttttatatgtatctatttaagtacgagtatttgtatctataaatattatgtatgttatattatatatacacatatgtttaagtaatttcactatcacactacacctacaaggttcatctctgcacccccctaaggtagactgttagagaatgcctatggcattaacataatccgcctttatactgtctagtatataaggttataaataaataaataaatattatactcATTGACGACGCTTTACGACTTTAGTGGTTGTATGTAACCTTACAGCTGTTCTAAATGGGATCCGGACAATTCATATTATCCAAAATTGTTAGAATGAAGTGCGGGCTTACAATCCGCGCGTTCAATTATAAATTCCGGTTGAGTGCTTGTTCCCACACTCACCTGATTGCCTCAATCGCTTTTGCGGCAACCCTaagtagaagtcgtcgtggcctaagcgataagacgtccggtgcattcgtgttgagcgatgcaccggtgttcgaatctcaggcgggtaccaatttttctaatgaaatacgtactcaacaaatgtttacgattgacttccacggtgaaggaataacatcgtgtaataaaaatcaaacccgcaaaattataatttgcgtaattactggtggtaggacctcttgtgagcccgcgcgggtaggtaccaccaccctgcctatttctgccgtgaagcagtaatgcgtttcggtttgaagggtggggcagtcgttgtaactatactgagacccttagaacttatatctcaaggtgtgtggcgcatttacgttgtagatgtctatgggctccagaaaccacttaacaccaggtgggctgtgagctcgtccacacatctaagcaataaaaaaaaaagtatataaatacACACACACTTTGTCACACTAGCAAACACCCGGCtaccgttctcgccgaacccatcgcttgcgagggctcgacgagtaaattaacccaatttttttttcacaggagaaaatcgccggatccccacccgcgcggcaggtgcggtatgtgggagttgaacctcactaaaaactcctgccgctcacaaccggcaccctacctcggaccgggccggagcccaatcggggctattgagacggcgggacagggttgacgcagagcacattacatccatcccaccgtcccacaaattaacccatagacacagcccactgagtttctcgccggatcttctcagggggtcgcgtttccgatccggtggtagattctgcgaagcactgctcttctctcgctagagccagtgttagcaacactcctggtttgagccccgtgaactcacctacacatcaaggagaagctgaaatagcctctcaaagctattagcatacgtaggaaaaaaaaagcaaacagTATATGaccaataaattatataaatacaatatacaaCTGACTATAGCgactttttataatatattcttaTGTAATAAATCCAAGTTCAATAGATTTCCATTTCAAGGGTCCTGGTTCCCTTTTGGTAGGTTCAGCATTATGTCCCTTATACCAAGTGAAATGTATAGGACAGGTTACGTATAGGAAAGGTTAATACAAGCCACAAAATAGTCACTAGGGTGATTCTGAGCTGATTATTTTCGTTGCATGACTTTTTAAGACGGGTATCATCGGACACCATTACCAAATTAGTCCGAACCAATGttttgttaaacaaaaaaaaaatacaacacccTAGTTTCACAACGACAACATATTATATAGAATtcggtttttttataaaaacttaaaagtaattattttgtgggttcacaaataaaaaaactaatttataaatacaaatttacaTCTAAGTTGTTATTGATATCgctaaatgaataaataacctGTAAGGTCCTTTGGTCGACTCCTTGAGCTTTTTTCGGTGGCTTGCACATTACCCTCAAATTTGGTGATAACTTTAAAACGTGACATGTtcctctgaaaaaaaaaaaacatattcaaaAGCAATGATCACGAAATGCCCCCAGAGAGATTTGAACTCTCGACCCCTGGTTTACAAGACCAGTGCTCTAACCCCTGAGCTATGGAGGCGTTGAAACTTGGTGTGAAATTACAGTATTGTTACAAAAGGTTTCCTTTTAATTTCTTGCGActaccttattattattatttctgttcTTAATGGTAGATAACAGACATTATTAAAATGACTaacacgaaataaaataaaatactggaTGTACAATGTGATTTTATGTAGTATTATCGCTTATAGCTATATCTTTCACACAGCTGgttaagagaaaaaaaaccttttcaaGAACACACGGTAGTTAACTGTTTATATTGTTACACGTACACATTATTTacacattatattatgtattattataatagataataaatataaatattataaaatccagacgattgaatattttaaatacatacttaattatatacatatattaaaacacacatatTATACAATACATACAAAACCAAAGCAAGAAAATAGAATGCGAAAATATAAATAGtcgaaaacataaaataatggtAAACAGAATCACTCGAATTTATGCAAACAAACTGGGCTGttgtaataaattgaatttcagctt
Proteins encoded:
- the LOC101735578 gene encoding ribitol 5-phosphate transferase FKRP, which codes for MFRKIVFHRLLRGQQGFKLQFFVSIAVLVLLCVYLFSLLTEVTYNKRATDTESGWQKKPLSSLVTVVFRQFEEADNDVADSVLSFVSAFPDMQVLVVCERSPYPPIELPPTNSSYRNVKILSLDYEIDSCPYTSSPLSPFNIETEYTLFVPDSVRVKPRVLHQAVIEANANPLHVIAIGIGFHEIKCQRICWNYRDWTLKYTKDSTGTICDAVTGPHALLIKTEYLSKVPDPIALPFPESLYLQTYVKMAKVQVLYHTFGPGRKVLKTLPEKQIVAEKVKEQRSTFYKKYKMKIVVGEDGTVHEYGCAKDTPRCFPTVKGKPSYVYSDKHTPPCCLRNMREVTKHVLDVLEQAGVRCWLETSSLLGAVVDGNVLVWADHVELGIYSSDIDRVPYLQRGGTDADGFVWERATKGHYYSVSLSAINKANVLILPFTSQNGTMWPADWVLAHQREFPERHLHPLAQIPFAYVQAPAPNDAHAFLDLKLGPNAVEKYKKLGAKLLYP